The Spirochaetota bacterium genome contains the following window.
CGAGATAGATACGCTCTCAGAAACGGCCGACTTCTGGAACGATAACGCCAGGGCGCAGAAGCTCATGCAGGAGCGCACCACCCTCATCGATTCGATAGCGCCTGTTGATGCGGTGTTCACCGACATCGGCAACCTCACCGAGCTCATGACGCTCGCGAAAGCGGAGAACGACGCATCGATGGAAGCGGAGATAGAGAAGGAATTCCTCACGATACGCGCCGCATACAAGGTCATCGAGACGCGCAATCTCTTCTCAGGGGAATTCGACCGCAACAATGCGTACTTCTCGATAAACGCCGGCGCCGGCGGTACCGAATCGTGCGACTGGGTATCGATGCTGCTCCGCATGTACATGCGCTTCTGCGAATCAAAGGGCTTCTCCATCGAATTGGTCGACGAGATGCCGGGCGACGAAGCGGGTATACGCAAGGTCGAGCTCTACATCGCGGGCCCCTATGCGTACGGGTATCTGCGCGCGGAGATAGGCGTGCACCGCCTTGTGCGCATATCACCGTTCGATTCCAATGCGCGCCGCCACACATCGTTCGCCGCGGTTGCCGCCATGCCGGAACTCGACGACAGCATCGACATAGAGATAAACCCTGCTGACATACGGGTGGACACCTACCGCGCATCGGGTGCCGGCGGACAGAAAGTGAATAAAACATCCTCGGCGATACGCATCAC
Protein-coding sequences here:
- the prfB gene encoding peptide chain release factor 2 (programmed frameshift); this encodes MTVNEITEQLAQIKNELTVLRGYLDPDRIHARVREIDTLSETADFWNDNARAQKLMQERTTLIDSIAPVDAVFTDIGNLTELMTLAKAENDASMEAEIEKEFLTIRAAYKVIETRNLFSGEFDRNNAYFSINAGAGGTESCDWVSMLLRMYMRFCESKGFSIELVDEMPGDEAGIRKVELYIAGPYAYGYLRAEIGVHRLVRISPFDSNARRHTSFAAVAAMPELDDSIDIEINPADIRVDTYRASGAGGQKVNKTSSAIRITHIPTNIVVTCQNERSQYQNKDRAMSMLKAKLYQAAKEKQDMEKAAIAGEKKDIAWGHQIRSYVFQPYQMVKDLRTDHEVGNIQSVMDGKIEEFIYAYLKMGVSERSSS